The following proteins come from a genomic window of Macadamia integrifolia cultivar HAES 741 chromosome 14, SCU_Mint_v3, whole genome shotgun sequence:
- the LOC122061232 gene encoding UDP-N-acetylmuramoylalanine--D-glutamate ligase-like isoform X1 — protein MAGSVHCQRWSKMNSQLLTNSHRLPTSTTFSLARTSISHGRILDCYCIQEKQDLKGQTVAVVGLGVSGRAAARLALARGASVLAIDRNENMIPLEHDPLFEKQNDMRTILGYCDRKLLEDADRVVVSPGVPLENYGISSLLQSGRWVMSELDFAAEALPHGIKVLAVTGTNGKSTVTTFAGQMLSHLGIKAFVGGNLGNPLSEAAIQCLTSSSVDPKFQVAVVEVSSYQMEIPNTFFCPSVGVVLNLTPDHLERHKTMDKYATAKCRLFSNMNNKKLAVLPIGTSFFVRNEHLNEAFKDHVNKCNLAWIGDFPGVKIDLEAKIAYLKIPSTGVVTQLQLGAMKAMGTHNDHNAAVAAFSILGLDVGINPEAISTTLNALSAPPHRMQIVHRDSRGITWVDDSKATNVEATYAGLMGLREQKSVVLLGGLAKVLNTEGSNGFEKLVEPLKYHRCVITKFGSSGTEIQKTLLAGGLSIPCHRARSMENAVNLAMRVAGYGDAIVLSPGCASFDEFRSFEHRGKVFQDLAFSSQ, from the exons ATGGCCGGTTCTGTTCATTGCCAACGGTGGTCTAAAATGAACTCTCAGTTGCTTACAAACAGCCATAGATTGCCAACTTCGACAACATTCTCTCTTGCAAGAACAAGCATAAGCCATGGCAGGATCCTGGATTGTTATTGTATTCAAGAGAAACAAGACCTCAAAGGCCAAACTGTTGCC GTTGTAGGGCTCGGTGTATCTGGAAGAGCAGCTGCAAGGCTTGCTCTTGCTAGAGGTGCTTCAGTCCTAGCCATTGACAGGAATGAGAATATGATCCCTTTGGAA CATGATCCTCTATTTGAGAAACAAAATGACATGAGAACCATTCTTGGATATTGTGATAGAAAGCTCCTAGAGGATGCTGACAGGGTGGTGGTTTCCCCTGGGGTTCCCCTTGAAAACTATGGTATTTCATCGTTATTGCAATCG GGAAGATGGGTAATGTCTGAGCTGGATTTTGCAGCGGAAGCACTTCCCCATGGTATCAAGGTTTTAGCAGTGACTGGGACCAATGGGAAATCAACTGTAACTACTTTTGCTGGACAG ATGCTTtctcatttgggtatcaaggcaTTTGTTGGAGGAAACCTTGGGAACCCACTTTCAGAGGCTGCTATTCAGTGCTTAACATCATCCTCTGTGGATCCCAAGTTTCAG GTTGCAGTGGTGGAGGTTAGCAGCTATCAAATGGAGATTCCAAATACATTCTTCTGTCCCTCA GTTGGTGTGGTTTTAAACCTCACTCCTGACCATTTAGAGAGGCACAAGACAATGGATAAGTATGCCACTGCAAAATGCCGCTTGTTTTCTAACATGAACAACAAGAAGCTTGCTGTTCTTCCAATTGGTACAAGCTTTTTTGTTA GAAATGAGCACTTGAATGAAGCTTTCAAGGATCATGTGAACAAATGTAATCTTGCTTGGATAGGGGACTTTCCTGGTGTGAAA ATTGACTTGGAAGCAAAGATTGCATATTTGAAAATTCCCAGTACTGGAGTTGTTACCCAGCTACAGCTTGGAGCAATGAAAGCAATGGGGACACACAACGATCATAATGCTGCAGTTGCAGCATTTTCTATTCTTGGATTAGATGTTGGAATTAATCCTGAAGCCATAAGTACAACGCTAAATGCATTGAGTGCCCCACCTCACCGGATGCAAATTG TACATAGAGATTCCCGTGGAATAACATGGGTAGATGACAGCAAAGCTACAAATGTTGAAGCGACTTATGCTGGACTGATGGGTCTGAGAGAGCAAAAGTCTGTGGTTCTACTTGGTGGTCTGGCAAAG GTCCTTAACACAGAAGGATCCAATGGTTTTGAAAAGCTAGTAGAACCTCTCAAGTACCATAGATGTGTCATAACT AAGTTTGGATCTTCAGGGACAGAGATACAGAAGACACTGCTTGCTGGTGGTCTTAGCATTCCTTGTCATAGGGCTAGAAGTATGGAGAATGCTGTCAACCTCGCAATGAGAGTGGCCGGATATG GTGATGCTATTGTTCTTAGTCCAGGTTGTGCAAGCTTTGATGAGTTTAGAAGTTTTGAGCACAGGGGAAAGGTATTTCAAGATCTGGCTTTCTCATCTCAGTAG
- the LOC122061232 gene encoding UDP-N-acetylmuramoylalanine--D-glutamate ligase-like isoform X4: MAGSVHCQRWSKMNSQLLTNSHRLPTSTTFSLARTSISHGRILDCYCIQEKQDLKGQTVAVVGLGVSGRAAARLALARGASVLAIDRNENMIPLEHDPLFEKQNDMRTILGYCDRKLLEDADRVVVSPGVPLENYGISSLLQSGRWVMSELDFAAEALPHGIKVLAVTGTNGKSTVTTFAGQMLSHLGIKAFVGGNLGNPLSEAAIQCLTSSSVDPKFQVAVVEVSSYQMEIPNTFFCPSVGVVLNLTPDHLERHKTMDKYATAKCRLFSNMNNKKLAVLPIGNEHLNEAFKDHVNKCNLAWIGDFPGVKIDLEAKIAYLKIPSTGVVTQLQLGAMKAMGTHNDHNAAVAAFSILGLDVGINPEAISTTLNALSAPPHRMQIVHRDSRGITWVDDSKATNVEATYAGLMGLREQKSVVLLGGLAKVLNTEGSNGFEKLVEPLKYHRCVITFGSSGTEIQKTLLAGGLSIPCHRARSMENAVNLAMRVAGYGDAIVLSPGCASFDEFRSFEHRGKVFQDLAFSSQ; encoded by the exons ATGGCCGGTTCTGTTCATTGCCAACGGTGGTCTAAAATGAACTCTCAGTTGCTTACAAACAGCCATAGATTGCCAACTTCGACAACATTCTCTCTTGCAAGAACAAGCATAAGCCATGGCAGGATCCTGGATTGTTATTGTATTCAAGAGAAACAAGACCTCAAAGGCCAAACTGTTGCC GTTGTAGGGCTCGGTGTATCTGGAAGAGCAGCTGCAAGGCTTGCTCTTGCTAGAGGTGCTTCAGTCCTAGCCATTGACAGGAATGAGAATATGATCCCTTTGGAA CATGATCCTCTATTTGAGAAACAAAATGACATGAGAACCATTCTTGGATATTGTGATAGAAAGCTCCTAGAGGATGCTGACAGGGTGGTGGTTTCCCCTGGGGTTCCCCTTGAAAACTATGGTATTTCATCGTTATTGCAATCG GGAAGATGGGTAATGTCTGAGCTGGATTTTGCAGCGGAAGCACTTCCCCATGGTATCAAGGTTTTAGCAGTGACTGGGACCAATGGGAAATCAACTGTAACTACTTTTGCTGGACAG ATGCTTtctcatttgggtatcaaggcaTTTGTTGGAGGAAACCTTGGGAACCCACTTTCAGAGGCTGCTATTCAGTGCTTAACATCATCCTCTGTGGATCCCAAGTTTCAG GTTGCAGTGGTGGAGGTTAGCAGCTATCAAATGGAGATTCCAAATACATTCTTCTGTCCCTCA GTTGGTGTGGTTTTAAACCTCACTCCTGACCATTTAGAGAGGCACAAGACAATGGATAAGTATGCCACTGCAAAATGCCGCTTGTTTTCTAACATGAACAACAAGAAGCTTGCTGTTCTTCCAATTG GAAATGAGCACTTGAATGAAGCTTTCAAGGATCATGTGAACAAATGTAATCTTGCTTGGATAGGGGACTTTCCTGGTGTGAAA ATTGACTTGGAAGCAAAGATTGCATATTTGAAAATTCCCAGTACTGGAGTTGTTACCCAGCTACAGCTTGGAGCAATGAAAGCAATGGGGACACACAACGATCATAATGCTGCAGTTGCAGCATTTTCTATTCTTGGATTAGATGTTGGAATTAATCCTGAAGCCATAAGTACAACGCTAAATGCATTGAGTGCCCCACCTCACCGGATGCAAATTG TACATAGAGATTCCCGTGGAATAACATGGGTAGATGACAGCAAAGCTACAAATGTTGAAGCGACTTATGCTGGACTGATGGGTCTGAGAGAGCAAAAGTCTGTGGTTCTACTTGGTGGTCTGGCAAAG GTCCTTAACACAGAAGGATCCAATGGTTTTGAAAAGCTAGTAGAACCTCTCAAGTACCATAGATGTGTCATAACT TTTGGATCTTCAGGGACAGAGATACAGAAGACACTGCTTGCTGGTGGTCTTAGCATTCCTTGTCATAGGGCTAGAAGTATGGAGAATGCTGTCAACCTCGCAATGAGAGTGGCCGGATATG GTGATGCTATTGTTCTTAGTCCAGGTTGTGCAAGCTTTGATGAGTTTAGAAGTTTTGAGCACAGGGGAAAGGTATTTCAAGATCTGGCTTTCTCATCTCAGTAG
- the LOC122061232 gene encoding UDP-N-acetylmuramoylalanine--D-glutamate ligase-like isoform X3 has product MAGSVHCQRWSKMNSQLLTNSHRLPTSTTFSLARTSISHGRILDCYCIQEKQDLKGQTVAVVGLGVSGRAAARLALARGASVLAIDRNENMIPLEHDPLFEKQNDMRTILGYCDRKLLEDADRVVVSPGVPLENYGISSLLQSGRWVMSELDFAAEALPHGIKVLAVTGTNGKSTVTTFAGQMLSHLGIKAFVGGNLGNPLSEAAIQCLTSSSVDPKFQVAVVEVSSYQMEIPNTFFCPSVGVVLNLTPDHLERHKTMDKYATAKCRLFSNMNNKKLAVLPIGNEHLNEAFKDHVNKCNLAWIGDFPGVKIDLEAKIAYLKIPSTGVVTQLQLGAMKAMGTHNDHNAAVAAFSILGLDVGINPEAISTTLNALSAPPHRMQIVHRDSRGITWVDDSKATNVEATYAGLMGLREQKSVVLLGGLAKVLNTEGSNGFEKLVEPLKYHRCVITKFGSSGTEIQKTLLAGGLSIPCHRARSMENAVNLAMRVAGYGDAIVLSPGCASFDEFRSFEHRGKVFQDLAFSSQ; this is encoded by the exons ATGGCCGGTTCTGTTCATTGCCAACGGTGGTCTAAAATGAACTCTCAGTTGCTTACAAACAGCCATAGATTGCCAACTTCGACAACATTCTCTCTTGCAAGAACAAGCATAAGCCATGGCAGGATCCTGGATTGTTATTGTATTCAAGAGAAACAAGACCTCAAAGGCCAAACTGTTGCC GTTGTAGGGCTCGGTGTATCTGGAAGAGCAGCTGCAAGGCTTGCTCTTGCTAGAGGTGCTTCAGTCCTAGCCATTGACAGGAATGAGAATATGATCCCTTTGGAA CATGATCCTCTATTTGAGAAACAAAATGACATGAGAACCATTCTTGGATATTGTGATAGAAAGCTCCTAGAGGATGCTGACAGGGTGGTGGTTTCCCCTGGGGTTCCCCTTGAAAACTATGGTATTTCATCGTTATTGCAATCG GGAAGATGGGTAATGTCTGAGCTGGATTTTGCAGCGGAAGCACTTCCCCATGGTATCAAGGTTTTAGCAGTGACTGGGACCAATGGGAAATCAACTGTAACTACTTTTGCTGGACAG ATGCTTtctcatttgggtatcaaggcaTTTGTTGGAGGAAACCTTGGGAACCCACTTTCAGAGGCTGCTATTCAGTGCTTAACATCATCCTCTGTGGATCCCAAGTTTCAG GTTGCAGTGGTGGAGGTTAGCAGCTATCAAATGGAGATTCCAAATACATTCTTCTGTCCCTCA GTTGGTGTGGTTTTAAACCTCACTCCTGACCATTTAGAGAGGCACAAGACAATGGATAAGTATGCCACTGCAAAATGCCGCTTGTTTTCTAACATGAACAACAAGAAGCTTGCTGTTCTTCCAATTG GAAATGAGCACTTGAATGAAGCTTTCAAGGATCATGTGAACAAATGTAATCTTGCTTGGATAGGGGACTTTCCTGGTGTGAAA ATTGACTTGGAAGCAAAGATTGCATATTTGAAAATTCCCAGTACTGGAGTTGTTACCCAGCTACAGCTTGGAGCAATGAAAGCAATGGGGACACACAACGATCATAATGCTGCAGTTGCAGCATTTTCTATTCTTGGATTAGATGTTGGAATTAATCCTGAAGCCATAAGTACAACGCTAAATGCATTGAGTGCCCCACCTCACCGGATGCAAATTG TACATAGAGATTCCCGTGGAATAACATGGGTAGATGACAGCAAAGCTACAAATGTTGAAGCGACTTATGCTGGACTGATGGGTCTGAGAGAGCAAAAGTCTGTGGTTCTACTTGGTGGTCTGGCAAAG GTCCTTAACACAGAAGGATCCAATGGTTTTGAAAAGCTAGTAGAACCTCTCAAGTACCATAGATGTGTCATAACT AAGTTTGGATCTTCAGGGACAGAGATACAGAAGACACTGCTTGCTGGTGGTCTTAGCATTCCTTGTCATAGGGCTAGAAGTATGGAGAATGCTGTCAACCTCGCAATGAGAGTGGCCGGATATG GTGATGCTATTGTTCTTAGTCCAGGTTGTGCAAGCTTTGATGAGTTTAGAAGTTTTGAGCACAGGGGAAAGGTATTTCAAGATCTGGCTTTCTCATCTCAGTAG
- the LOC122061232 gene encoding UDP-N-acetylmuramoylalanine--D-glutamate ligase-like isoform X2, producing the protein MAGSVHCQRWSKMNSQLLTNSHRLPTSTTFSLARTSISHGRILDCYCIQEKQDLKGQTVAVVGLGVSGRAAARLALARGASVLAIDRNENMIPLEHDPLFEKQNDMRTILGYCDRKLLEDADRVVVSPGVPLENYGISSLLQSGRWVMSELDFAAEALPHGIKVLAVTGTNGKSTVTTFAGQMLSHLGIKAFVGGNLGNPLSEAAIQCLTSSSVDPKFQVAVVEVSSYQMEIPNTFFCPSVGVVLNLTPDHLERHKTMDKYATAKCRLFSNMNNKKLAVLPIGTSFFVRNEHLNEAFKDHVNKCNLAWIGDFPGVKIDLEAKIAYLKIPSTGVVTQLQLGAMKAMGTHNDHNAAVAAFSILGLDVGINPEAISTTLNALSAPPHRMQIVHRDSRGITWVDDSKATNVEATYAGLMGLREQKSVVLLGGLAKVLNTEGSNGFEKLVEPLKYHRCVITFGSSGTEIQKTLLAGGLSIPCHRARSMENAVNLAMRVAGYGDAIVLSPGCASFDEFRSFEHRGKVFQDLAFSSQ; encoded by the exons ATGGCCGGTTCTGTTCATTGCCAACGGTGGTCTAAAATGAACTCTCAGTTGCTTACAAACAGCCATAGATTGCCAACTTCGACAACATTCTCTCTTGCAAGAACAAGCATAAGCCATGGCAGGATCCTGGATTGTTATTGTATTCAAGAGAAACAAGACCTCAAAGGCCAAACTGTTGCC GTTGTAGGGCTCGGTGTATCTGGAAGAGCAGCTGCAAGGCTTGCTCTTGCTAGAGGTGCTTCAGTCCTAGCCATTGACAGGAATGAGAATATGATCCCTTTGGAA CATGATCCTCTATTTGAGAAACAAAATGACATGAGAACCATTCTTGGATATTGTGATAGAAAGCTCCTAGAGGATGCTGACAGGGTGGTGGTTTCCCCTGGGGTTCCCCTTGAAAACTATGGTATTTCATCGTTATTGCAATCG GGAAGATGGGTAATGTCTGAGCTGGATTTTGCAGCGGAAGCACTTCCCCATGGTATCAAGGTTTTAGCAGTGACTGGGACCAATGGGAAATCAACTGTAACTACTTTTGCTGGACAG ATGCTTtctcatttgggtatcaaggcaTTTGTTGGAGGAAACCTTGGGAACCCACTTTCAGAGGCTGCTATTCAGTGCTTAACATCATCCTCTGTGGATCCCAAGTTTCAG GTTGCAGTGGTGGAGGTTAGCAGCTATCAAATGGAGATTCCAAATACATTCTTCTGTCCCTCA GTTGGTGTGGTTTTAAACCTCACTCCTGACCATTTAGAGAGGCACAAGACAATGGATAAGTATGCCACTGCAAAATGCCGCTTGTTTTCTAACATGAACAACAAGAAGCTTGCTGTTCTTCCAATTGGTACAAGCTTTTTTGTTA GAAATGAGCACTTGAATGAAGCTTTCAAGGATCATGTGAACAAATGTAATCTTGCTTGGATAGGGGACTTTCCTGGTGTGAAA ATTGACTTGGAAGCAAAGATTGCATATTTGAAAATTCCCAGTACTGGAGTTGTTACCCAGCTACAGCTTGGAGCAATGAAAGCAATGGGGACACACAACGATCATAATGCTGCAGTTGCAGCATTTTCTATTCTTGGATTAGATGTTGGAATTAATCCTGAAGCCATAAGTACAACGCTAAATGCATTGAGTGCCCCACCTCACCGGATGCAAATTG TACATAGAGATTCCCGTGGAATAACATGGGTAGATGACAGCAAAGCTACAAATGTTGAAGCGACTTATGCTGGACTGATGGGTCTGAGAGAGCAAAAGTCTGTGGTTCTACTTGGTGGTCTGGCAAAG GTCCTTAACACAGAAGGATCCAATGGTTTTGAAAAGCTAGTAGAACCTCTCAAGTACCATAGATGTGTCATAACT TTTGGATCTTCAGGGACAGAGATACAGAAGACACTGCTTGCTGGTGGTCTTAGCATTCCTTGTCATAGGGCTAGAAGTATGGAGAATGCTGTCAACCTCGCAATGAGAGTGGCCGGATATG GTGATGCTATTGTTCTTAGTCCAGGTTGTGCAAGCTTTGATGAGTTTAGAAGTTTTGAGCACAGGGGAAAGGTATTTCAAGATCTGGCTTTCTCATCTCAGTAG
- the LOC122061232 gene encoding UDP-N-acetylmuramoylalanine--D-glutamate ligase-like isoform X5: MAGSVHCQRWSKMNSQLLTNSHRLPTSTTFSLARTSISHGRILDCYCIQEKQDLKGQTVAVVGLGVSGRAAARLALARGASVLAIDRNENMIPLEHDPLFEKQNDMRTILGYCDRKLLEDADRVVVSPGVPLENYGISSLLQSGRWVMSELDFAAEALPHGIKVLAVTGTNGKSTVTTFAGQMLSHLGIKAFVGGNLGNPLSEAAIQCLTSSSVDPKFQVAVVEVSSYQMEIPNTFFCPSVGVVLNLTPDHLERHKTMDKYATAKCRLFSNMNNKKLAVLPIGTSFFVRNEHLNEAFKDHVNKCNLAWIGDFPGVKIDLEAKIAYLKIPSTGVVTQLQLGAMKAMGTHNDHNAAVAAFSILGLDVGINPEAISTTLNALSAPPHRMQIVHRDSRGITWVDDSKATNVEATYAGLMGLREQKSVVLLGGLAKVLNTEGSNGFEKLVEPLKYHRCVITLFLLHLPSLMRSLETNHMCGMDVISLDLQGQRYRRHCLLVVLAFLVIGLEVWRMLSTSQ, translated from the exons ATGGCCGGTTCTGTTCATTGCCAACGGTGGTCTAAAATGAACTCTCAGTTGCTTACAAACAGCCATAGATTGCCAACTTCGACAACATTCTCTCTTGCAAGAACAAGCATAAGCCATGGCAGGATCCTGGATTGTTATTGTATTCAAGAGAAACAAGACCTCAAAGGCCAAACTGTTGCC GTTGTAGGGCTCGGTGTATCTGGAAGAGCAGCTGCAAGGCTTGCTCTTGCTAGAGGTGCTTCAGTCCTAGCCATTGACAGGAATGAGAATATGATCCCTTTGGAA CATGATCCTCTATTTGAGAAACAAAATGACATGAGAACCATTCTTGGATATTGTGATAGAAAGCTCCTAGAGGATGCTGACAGGGTGGTGGTTTCCCCTGGGGTTCCCCTTGAAAACTATGGTATTTCATCGTTATTGCAATCG GGAAGATGGGTAATGTCTGAGCTGGATTTTGCAGCGGAAGCACTTCCCCATGGTATCAAGGTTTTAGCAGTGACTGGGACCAATGGGAAATCAACTGTAACTACTTTTGCTGGACAG ATGCTTtctcatttgggtatcaaggcaTTTGTTGGAGGAAACCTTGGGAACCCACTTTCAGAGGCTGCTATTCAGTGCTTAACATCATCCTCTGTGGATCCCAAGTTTCAG GTTGCAGTGGTGGAGGTTAGCAGCTATCAAATGGAGATTCCAAATACATTCTTCTGTCCCTCA GTTGGTGTGGTTTTAAACCTCACTCCTGACCATTTAGAGAGGCACAAGACAATGGATAAGTATGCCACTGCAAAATGCCGCTTGTTTTCTAACATGAACAACAAGAAGCTTGCTGTTCTTCCAATTGGTACAAGCTTTTTTGTTA GAAATGAGCACTTGAATGAAGCTTTCAAGGATCATGTGAACAAATGTAATCTTGCTTGGATAGGGGACTTTCCTGGTGTGAAA ATTGACTTGGAAGCAAAGATTGCATATTTGAAAATTCCCAGTACTGGAGTTGTTACCCAGCTACAGCTTGGAGCAATGAAAGCAATGGGGACACACAACGATCATAATGCTGCAGTTGCAGCATTTTCTATTCTTGGATTAGATGTTGGAATTAATCCTGAAGCCATAAGTACAACGCTAAATGCATTGAGTGCCCCACCTCACCGGATGCAAATTG TACATAGAGATTCCCGTGGAATAACATGGGTAGATGACAGCAAAGCTACAAATGTTGAAGCGACTTATGCTGGACTGATGGGTCTGAGAGAGCAAAAGTCTGTGGTTCTACTTGGTGGTCTGGCAAAG GTCCTTAACACAGAAGGATCCAATGGTTTTGAAAAGCTAGTAGAACCTCTCAAGTACCATAGATGTGTCATAACT CTATTCTTGCTTCATTTACCTTCTTTGATGAGGAGCTTAGAGACTAATCATATGTGTGGAATGGATGTCATAAGTTTGGATCTTCAGGGACAGAGATACAGAAGACACTGCTTGCTGGTGGTCTTAGCATTCCTTGTCATAGGGCTAGAAGTATGGAGAATGCTGTCAACCTCGCAATGA
- the LOC122061232 gene encoding UDP-N-acetylmuramoylalanine--D-glutamate ligase-like isoform X6, with protein sequence MAGSVHCQRWSKMNSQLLTNSHRLPTSTTFSLARTSISHGRILDCYCIQEKQDLKGQTVAVVGLGVSGRAAARLALARGASVLAIDRNENMIPLEHDPLFEKQNDMRTILGYCDRKLLEDADRVVVSPGVPLENYGISSLLQSGRWVMSELDFAAEALPHGIKVLAVTGTNGKSTVTTFAGQMLSHLGIKAFVGGNLGNPLSEAAIQCLTSSSVDPKFQVAVVEVSSYQMEIPNTFFCPSVGVVLNLTPDHLERHKTMDKYATAKCRLFSNMNNKKLAVLPIGTSFFVRNEHLNEAFKDHVNKCNLAWIGDFPGVKIDLEAKIAYLKIPSTGVVTQLQLGAMKAMGTHNDHNAAVAAFSILGLDVGINPEAISTTLNALSAPPHRMQIVHRDSRGITWVDDSKATNVEATYAGLMGLREQKSVVLLGGLAK encoded by the exons ATGGCCGGTTCTGTTCATTGCCAACGGTGGTCTAAAATGAACTCTCAGTTGCTTACAAACAGCCATAGATTGCCAACTTCGACAACATTCTCTCTTGCAAGAACAAGCATAAGCCATGGCAGGATCCTGGATTGTTATTGTATTCAAGAGAAACAAGACCTCAAAGGCCAAACTGTTGCC GTTGTAGGGCTCGGTGTATCTGGAAGAGCAGCTGCAAGGCTTGCTCTTGCTAGAGGTGCTTCAGTCCTAGCCATTGACAGGAATGAGAATATGATCCCTTTGGAA CATGATCCTCTATTTGAGAAACAAAATGACATGAGAACCATTCTTGGATATTGTGATAGAAAGCTCCTAGAGGATGCTGACAGGGTGGTGGTTTCCCCTGGGGTTCCCCTTGAAAACTATGGTATTTCATCGTTATTGCAATCG GGAAGATGGGTAATGTCTGAGCTGGATTTTGCAGCGGAAGCACTTCCCCATGGTATCAAGGTTTTAGCAGTGACTGGGACCAATGGGAAATCAACTGTAACTACTTTTGCTGGACAG ATGCTTtctcatttgggtatcaaggcaTTTGTTGGAGGAAACCTTGGGAACCCACTTTCAGAGGCTGCTATTCAGTGCTTAACATCATCCTCTGTGGATCCCAAGTTTCAG GTTGCAGTGGTGGAGGTTAGCAGCTATCAAATGGAGATTCCAAATACATTCTTCTGTCCCTCA GTTGGTGTGGTTTTAAACCTCACTCCTGACCATTTAGAGAGGCACAAGACAATGGATAAGTATGCCACTGCAAAATGCCGCTTGTTTTCTAACATGAACAACAAGAAGCTTGCTGTTCTTCCAATTGGTACAAGCTTTTTTGTTA GAAATGAGCACTTGAATGAAGCTTTCAAGGATCATGTGAACAAATGTAATCTTGCTTGGATAGGGGACTTTCCTGGTGTGAAA ATTGACTTGGAAGCAAAGATTGCATATTTGAAAATTCCCAGTACTGGAGTTGTTACCCAGCTACAGCTTGGAGCAATGAAAGCAATGGGGACACACAACGATCATAATGCTGCAGTTGCAGCATTTTCTATTCTTGGATTAGATGTTGGAATTAATCCTGAAGCCATAAGTACAACGCTAAATGCATTGAGTGCCCCACCTCACCGGATGCAAATTG TACATAGAGATTCCCGTGGAATAACATGGGTAGATGACAGCAAAGCTACAAATGTTGAAGCGACTTATGCTGGACTGATGGGTCTGAGAGAGCAAAAGTCTGTGGTTCTACTTGGTGGTCTGGCAAAG TGA